The Agarilytica rhodophyticola genome has a window encoding:
- a CDS encoding type I secretion system permease/ATPase, whose translation MDQNENNMTSSANDQDVLLESLVHICSLEGKVVGRSALLAELPLVNGKLSPELFLRAAARAGLEAKIVEREFKAISALVLPAVALFADNKVLVIEGINEEGDYSYFDPQIGENARATLDELQQDYSGLCIYIRSDYSLEARVEQGETRTEPHWFWSTLGRSWRIYRDVLIASFMINIFVIANPLFVMNVYDRVVPNNAIETLWALALGILVLYSFDFILRLLRTYFIEVAGKKSDVLLSTFIMEKVLGAHYSEHPQSVGAFASKIKEFEAIRNFITSATISTFVDLPFVALFIVVVTYIGGPIAWVPIVAIPLILSYSWFVQRKLKLLVSNTFVASAQKNATLVEALSNLETLKGLGAEGRVIRKWESAVGTLSLWGLRWRIFSSSATTFSAFVQQMAGVFVVVVGVYSIAENELTQGALIASVILVSRALAPLAQVSGLLVQYHQAKLALDALEEIVTRQQERPKHKKFIERLSFQGAIEFKNVDFSYPNETIASLNGVSFKINPGEKVGIIGRIGSGKSTLHKLLMGLYQVSNGSILLDGIDIMQLDPAQLRNNIGYVPQESVLFYGSIRENIAFHQTNLSDEEIIRAADIAGVMDFVNQHPKGFERIVGERGEGLSGGQKQAINIARALVSKAPIALLDEPSMAMDNASELRLLANLQKELASKTLVLVTHKSAMLELVDRIIVLEAGRIIADGAKDKILDALKKGQLRVAK comes from the coding sequence GTGGATCAAAACGAAAATAACATGACAAGTAGTGCAAATGATCAAGATGTTCTTCTTGAATCGCTTGTGCACATATGCTCCCTCGAAGGAAAAGTTGTCGGCCGGTCTGCTTTACTGGCGGAGCTGCCTTTAGTCAATGGCAAACTTTCTCCAGAGTTGTTTTTACGCGCTGCTGCTCGTGCAGGCCTTGAAGCAAAAATTGTAGAGCGCGAATTTAAAGCCATATCGGCACTCGTTCTTCCGGCTGTCGCTTTATTTGCAGACAACAAAGTTCTTGTTATTGAGGGAATAAATGAAGAGGGAGATTATAGTTATTTTGACCCTCAAATAGGTGAGAATGCCCGTGCAACTCTTGATGAACTTCAGCAGGATTATTCAGGGCTCTGCATCTATATTCGTTCAGATTATTCATTAGAAGCTCGTGTCGAACAAGGCGAGACCCGTACTGAGCCTCATTGGTTTTGGAGTACATTAGGCCGCTCATGGCGGATATATAGAGATGTTCTTATTGCATCTTTCATGATCAATATTTTTGTTATCGCTAACCCTCTGTTTGTTATGAATGTATACGATAGGGTGGTGCCAAATAACGCAATTGAAACTCTCTGGGCGTTGGCGCTAGGAATATTAGTGCTCTACTCTTTTGATTTTATCTTACGTTTGTTGCGTACTTATTTTATCGAGGTGGCAGGTAAAAAGTCCGATGTATTGCTGTCGACTTTTATTATGGAGAAAGTCTTGGGAGCTCATTATTCTGAGCATCCCCAATCTGTCGGTGCTTTCGCCAGTAAAATTAAAGAATTTGAAGCCATAAGGAATTTTATCACTTCGGCGACAATATCCACATTTGTCGATTTGCCATTTGTTGCTCTTTTTATTGTTGTGGTGACTTATATTGGAGGGCCAATTGCGTGGGTGCCAATTGTGGCTATTCCGCTTATTTTAAGTTACTCATGGTTTGTACAAAGAAAATTGAAACTGTTGGTGTCGAATACTTTTGTCGCATCAGCACAGAAAAATGCCACCTTAGTTGAAGCCCTATCCAACCTTGAAACATTGAAAGGCTTAGGTGCCGAAGGTCGCGTTATTCGTAAATGGGAGTCTGCGGTTGGAACTCTATCCTTGTGGGGGCTGCGCTGGCGAATATTTTCTTCCAGTGCCACCACGTTTTCAGCCTTTGTGCAGCAGATGGCAGGGGTGTTTGTCGTAGTTGTTGGGGTTTATAGTATTGCTGAAAATGAACTGACTCAAGGAGCACTTATCGCCAGTGTCATTCTGGTTAGTCGAGCACTTGCACCTCTGGCACAAGTTTCTGGCTTACTTGTGCAGTATCATCAAGCTAAGTTGGCCTTAGATGCTTTAGAAGAAATTGTAACCCGACAACAAGAGCGGCCGAAGCATAAAAAATTTATTGAAAGGCTAAGTTTTCAAGGAGCGATAGAATTTAAAAACGTTGATTTCTCCTACCCAAATGAAACTATTGCTTCTTTAAATGGTGTCAGTTTTAAAATTAACCCGGGGGAAAAAGTCGGCATTATTGGGCGTATAGGATCGGGCAAATCCACTTTACATAAGTTGTTAATGGGGCTGTATCAGGTAAGTAACGGATCAATTTTGCTTGATGGCATTGATATTATGCAACTTGACCCCGCTCAGCTCCGTAATAATATTGGGTATGTCCCTCAAGAAAGTGTGTTGTTTTACGGTTCAATACGAGAAAACATTGCCTTTCACCAGACAAACCTTAGTGATGAGGAGATCATCCGCGCAGCTGATATTGCCGGTGTGATGGATTTTGTGAATCAGCACCCCAAGGGCTTTGAGCGAATTGTAGGTGAACGAGGTGAAGGTCTTTCTGGAGGCCAAAAACAAGCGATTAATATTGCTCGCGCGCTGGTGAGTAAAGCTCCTATTGCTTTGCTCGATGAACCAAGTATGGCAATGGATAATGCCAGTGAATTACGTTTGTTGGCTAACTTACAAAAAGAGCTTGCTAGTAAGACGCTCGTGCTAGTTACGCATAAGTCGGCTATGTTGGAATTAGTGGATCGTATTATTGTACTTGAAGCGGGACGAATTATCGCCGACGGGGCAAAGGATAAAATTCTTGATGCATTAAAAAAAGGTCAGCTTCGTGTCGCTAAATAA
- a CDS encoding HlyD family type I secretion periplasmic adaptor subunit codes for MSLNKIHKMYRTFRDICRHDDDKISLVDEDLDYISSAKAAVLQQTPKGGRQLLLVVLLFFISFFLWAGFTFVDEFTRGEGKVIPSQQVQIIQNLEGGILAELFVAEGDLVKRGQPLVRLDDTRFASSLREAGVTLAQLQIRSARLRAEADGQEFKIPTDSKWDPTLSAQEKAFYDSRQSELNSNRQVLLQQISQKKQEQSELGAKYKQLQKSYELLNTELELTRPLASEGAVSEVELLRLERQLNDLSGELAAAELALPRVKSSLREAEEKLNNLSLVFRREAREQLNEITLELSRLAETSEALADRVERTLVVSPVSGTVKRLLVNTIGGVIQPGMDIAEVVPSEEVLLIEAKVRPSDIAYLHPGQTAKIKFTAYDFSVMGGLNGNVVHISPDTITDEENMSFYLVKVETSRVFVGPDGTELPIIPGMTVSVDILTGEKTILDYILKPILKTKRLALRER; via the coding sequence GTGTCGCTAAATAAAATACACAAGATGTACCGCACTTTTCGCGATATTTGTCGTCATGATGATGACAAAATCTCCCTCGTAGACGAAGACTTAGATTATATTTCTTCTGCTAAAGCTGCTGTTTTACAGCAAACACCGAAGGGTGGGCGGCAGCTTTTATTGGTGGTTTTACTCTTTTTTATCAGCTTTTTTTTATGGGCCGGTTTCACTTTTGTCGATGAGTTTACTCGGGGAGAAGGTAAGGTGATTCCATCTCAACAAGTGCAAATTATCCAAAATTTGGAGGGCGGGATACTGGCGGAGCTGTTTGTCGCTGAAGGCGATCTTGTGAAAAGAGGCCAGCCTTTAGTACGGCTTGATGACACACGTTTTGCTTCTTCTCTGAGAGAGGCAGGTGTGACTTTGGCGCAATTACAAATACGTTCAGCAAGATTGAGAGCAGAGGCCGATGGCCAAGAATTTAAAATTCCCACCGATTCAAAATGGGATCCAACTTTAAGCGCTCAAGAAAAGGCATTTTACGATTCTCGTCAAAGTGAATTAAATAGTAATCGTCAGGTTTTATTACAACAAATATCTCAAAAGAAGCAAGAACAGTCTGAACTTGGCGCCAAGTATAAGCAGTTACAAAAAAGCTATGAGTTACTCAATACTGAATTAGAGTTAACACGACCGTTAGCGTCAGAGGGGGCTGTTTCAGAAGTGGAATTACTGCGACTTGAAAGGCAACTCAATGATTTAAGCGGTGAGCTGGCTGCGGCAGAACTCGCTTTGCCACGAGTAAAATCCAGTCTGAGAGAAGCCGAAGAGAAATTAAATAACCTGAGCCTGGTTTTTCGCCGGGAAGCACGAGAACAATTGAACGAAATTACATTAGAACTTTCTCGTTTGGCTGAAACCAGTGAAGCTCTTGCTGATCGAGTTGAAAGAACACTCGTTGTTTCGCCGGTCTCTGGCACGGTTAAGCGCTTATTGGTGAATACTATAGGAGGTGTTATCCAGCCTGGTATGGATATCGCCGAAGTGGTTCCCAGTGAAGAGGTGTTGCTGATCGAAGCGAAAGTCAGGCCTTCTGATATTGCATATTTGCATCCTGGGCAAACAGCTAAGATAAAATTTACAGCCTATGATTTTTCGGTAATGGGTGGGCTTAATGGCAACGTCGTCCATATTAGTCCCGATACTATCACTGACGAAGAAAATATGAGTTTTTACTTAGTAAAAGTAGAAACTAGCCGTGTTTTCGTTGGCCCTGATGGTACTGAGTTGCCAATAATTCCTGGAATGACGGTGAGCGTTGATATTCTCACCGGAGAAAAGACCATACTCGACTATATATTAAAGCCAATTCTTAAAACTAAACGTCTCGCTCTAAGGGAAAGATGA
- a CDS encoding TolC family outer membrane protein translates to MNSLHVKALVVVIISFVGMSTQAYTLSEAVEETLKTNPRMLSVIHELQSRTYEVKQARAEYLPTVNLNAGVGEETRNAPVTGGEDIDLTREELSLQAEQLIFDGFGTNAEIRRQKARVESLEYVANATAQDIALRTAEVYINVLRQKELLDLTRATLWEHQNIYDQMKLRSDKGVGSKADLDQIAARLALANANMVVAQNNLADAQANFFRVAGFYPNLENMAKPEEIGELPESIENAVAAAVEKHPTLHSATADFKAAQEQYKAAGSRYWPTLRLEAEKRWDENIGGIEGEDEDLIVALRLQYNLYNGGADRARRKQTAKLIEQSKDIRNNSRRQVVESTNLSWNAHKALSAQMTFLEGHYKAATSTKAAYAKQFNIGRRTLLDLLNTETEVVEAKRALINAQYDQLFARYRIFNALGTLLAAMNISYQ, encoded by the coding sequence ATGAATAGTCTACATGTGAAGGCTCTTGTAGTGGTAATTATTTCGTTTGTGGGGATGTCAACGCAAGCGTATACATTAAGCGAAGCAGTGGAGGAGACCTTAAAGACTAACCCGAGAATGCTGTCTGTTATTCATGAATTACAGTCGCGAACCTATGAAGTAAAGCAAGCGCGCGCTGAATATTTACCAACAGTAAACCTAAATGCAGGTGTTGGTGAGGAAACGCGAAATGCGCCGGTAACAGGTGGAGAGGATATAGACCTCACCCGCGAAGAACTGTCTTTGCAAGCCGAGCAACTTATTTTTGATGGCTTCGGAACTAATGCAGAGATTCGCCGGCAGAAAGCTCGCGTGGAAAGTTTAGAGTATGTGGCCAATGCCACTGCACAGGATATCGCCTTGCGTACTGCAGAGGTTTATATCAATGTGCTAAGACAAAAAGAGTTGTTGGATTTAACCCGCGCAACTTTGTGGGAGCATCAAAATATATATGATCAGATGAAGTTGCGCAGTGATAAAGGTGTGGGTAGCAAAGCCGATCTCGATCAAATCGCTGCTCGTTTGGCTCTGGCAAATGCCAATATGGTAGTTGCTCAAAATAATTTAGCTGATGCTCAAGCTAACTTTTTTCGAGTCGCGGGTTTTTATCCCAACCTTGAAAATATGGCTAAGCCTGAAGAGATTGGTGAGTTGCCAGAGTCTATTGAAAATGCGGTTGCGGCGGCGGTAGAAAAACATCCTACCTTGCACTCGGCGACAGCAGATTTCAAGGCAGCTCAGGAGCAGTATAAAGCTGCTGGCAGCAGATATTGGCCAACCTTAAGATTAGAAGCAGAGAAACGTTGGGATGAAAATATAGGCGGCATTGAAGGTGAAGATGAAGATCTGATCGTGGCTTTGCGCTTGCAATACAATCTATACAACGGTGGTGCTGATAGAGCAAGAAGAAAGCAAACGGCCAAATTAATAGAACAGTCGAAAGATATACGTAATAACTCTCGCCGACAGGTGGTAGAAAGTACAAATCTTTCTTGGAATGCTCACAAAGCATTAAGTGCCCAGATGACGTTTTTAGAAGGGCATTATAAGGCTGCCACATCCACCAAAGCAGCCTACGCCAAACAATTTAATATTGGGCGTAGAACATTACTAGATTTATTGAATACTGAAACTGAAGTTGTTGAAGCCAAACGCGCACTTATCAATGCTCAGTATGACCAGTTATTTGCCCGCTACCGTATTTTTAATGCGCTGGGTACATTATTGGCAGCGATGAATATTAGCTACCAATAA